The Mycobacterium seoulense genome has a window encoding:
- a CDS encoding TetR/AcrR family transcriptional regulator, which yields MPEARGGRPRDVQLDDVILAATRELLAAGSYAELSMEGVATRAKVGKKTVYRRWSSKAPLVADAVLDAYGRGSSFEVPNTGDLRADLRCWLVEHAEFIADPASAALVRALIAAAAASTFDSQALDQQLSVPQHAGLLARLRLAADDGQLQADADIDAVANALIGTLLLRLLSRTRATRPLTTEFDGLLDAILGGILR from the coding sequence ATGCCTGAGGCGAGGGGCGGCAGGCCACGCGACGTGCAGCTGGACGACGTGATCCTCGCGGCGACCCGCGAGCTCCTGGCGGCCGGCAGCTACGCCGAGTTGTCGATGGAAGGGGTGGCCACCCGCGCCAAGGTGGGCAAGAAGACCGTGTACCGGCGCTGGTCGTCGAAGGCGCCGTTGGTGGCGGATGCCGTCCTGGACGCCTACGGCAGGGGCAGCTCGTTCGAGGTGCCCAACACCGGGGACCTGCGGGCCGACCTGCGGTGCTGGCTGGTGGAGCACGCCGAGTTCATCGCCGACCCCGCGAGCGCGGCGCTTGTTCGCGCGCTCATCGCCGCCGCCGCGGCCAGCACGTTCGACAGCCAGGCGCTCGACCAGCAGCTGAGCGTCCCGCAGCACGCCGGCCTGCTGGCCCGCCTGCGGCTAGCCGCCGACGACGGTCAATTGCAGGCAGATGCCGACATCGACGCCGTCGCGAACGCGTTGATCGGCACTCTGCTGCTGCGGCTGTTGAGCCGCACGCGGGCGACCCGACCGCTGACCACGGAATTCGACGGGCTCCTCGACGCGATCCTCGGCGGAATCCTGCGCTGA